A stretch of Blautia liquoris DNA encodes these proteins:
- a CDS encoding single-stranded DNA-binding protein, whose translation MADKIIENNQVQIMGEVVSQFTFSHQVFGEGFYLVDVNVKRLSDATDIIPVMISERLIDVTQDYDGEYILVTGQFRSYNRHEEKKNRLVLSVFAREITFVEEEDDSVKTNQIFLDGYICKPPVYRKTPLGREIADLLIAVNRPYGKSDYIPCICWGRNARFASAFSVGGHVLVWGRIQSREYVKRLSETESEKRVAYEVSVSKLEYADQG comes from the coding sequence ATGGCAGATAAGATTATTGAAAACAATCAGGTACAAATTATGGGAGAGGTAGTGTCACAGTTTACATTCAGTCATCAGGTATTCGGGGAAGGTTTTTATCTGGTAGACGTTAATGTAAAACGTCTCAGCGATGCAACAGATATCATTCCGGTTATGATATCCGAGAGACTGATCGATGTGACACAGGATTATGATGGCGAATACATACTAGTGACGGGCCAGTTCCGCTCCTACAACAGACATGAAGAGAAGAAAAACCGCCTGGTACTGTCCGTCTTTGCCCGTGAGATCACCTTCGTGGAGGAAGAAGATGATTCCGTCAAAACCAACCAGATATTCCTGGATGGCTACATATGCAAACCTCCTGTTTACCGAAAAACGCCTCTCGGAAGAGAAATCGCCGATTTGCTGATTGCCGTTAATCGTCCATATGGAAAGTCAGACTATATACCTTGTATATGCTGGGGAAGGAATGCCAGGTTTGCTTCTGCATTTTCAGTAGGTGGACACGTTCTGGTCTGGGGAAGGATCCAGAGCAGGGAGTATGTCAAAAGACTCAGTGAGACCGAATCAGAAAAGCGTGTGGCCTATGAAGTATCTGTGAGTAAACTCGAATATGCGGATCAGGGGTGA
- the dapA gene encoding 4-hydroxy-tetrahydrodipicolinate synthase: MAVFKGAGVAIITPMKDNGDVNFEKLSEIIEDQINNGTDAIIICGTTGEASTLSHEEHVKTIRHCIRQVNGRVPVIAGTGSNDTATAVRTSTEAEEAGADAVLLVTPYYNKATQKGLIEHFTKIANSISIPAILYNVPGRTGCNIQPKTIAYLVKNVENIVGVKEASGNISQVAELMHLTDGEIDLYSGNDDQVVPILSLGGLGVISVVSNVAPKYMHDMVMQFFNGNVRESARMQLDVMPLCKALFCEVNPIPVKTAMNLQGWDVGPLRLPLCEMEPDNKKLLHNVMKDMGLL, translated from the coding sequence ATGGCTGTATTTAAAGGAGCAGGAGTTGCAATAATAACTCCAATGAAGGACAATGGGGATGTGAATTTTGAGAAACTTTCTGAAATAATCGAAGATCAGATAAATAATGGCACAGATGCGATTATTATCTGTGGTACGACAGGGGAGGCTTCCACGCTTTCACACGAGGAGCACGTAAAGACTATCCGTCATTGTATCAGACAAGTGAATGGCCGTGTTCCTGTGATTGCAGGCACAGGTTCTAATGATACCGCAACGGCAGTCCGGACATCGACAGAGGCAGAGGAAGCAGGGGCTGATGCGGTTCTTCTCGTTACACCTTATTATAACAAGGCGACGCAGAAAGGTCTGATCGAACATTTTACAAAGATAGCGAATTCAATCTCTATTCCGGCAATACTGTACAATGTCCCCGGCAGGACAGGATGCAATATTCAGCCGAAAACGATAGCATATCTTGTAAAGAATGTCGAAAATATTGTCGGTGTGAAAGAAGCCAGCGGCAATATCTCTCAGGTAGCGGAGCTGATGCATCTTACGGATGGTGAGATTGATCTTTATTCGGGAAATGATGATCAGGTTGTTCCGATTCTTTCCCTTGGCGGACTCGGAGTGATCTCTGTTGTGTCAAATGTCGCCCCAAAATATATGCATGACATGGTTATGCAATTCTTTAATGGGAATGTGAGAGAAAGTGCCCGAATGCAGCTTGATGTCATGCCGCTTTGCAAAGCCTTGTTCTGCGAAGTGAATCCCATCCCTGTAAAGACCGCCATGAATCTGCAGGGCTGGGATGTGGGGCCACTTCGACTGCCGCTTTGTGAGATGGAACCTGATAACAAGAAACTATTACACAATGTGATGAAAGATATGGGACTCTTATGA
- the dapB gene encoding 4-hydroxy-tetrahydrodipicolinate reductase: protein MIKVIMNGCNGHMGHVISDLIFDDDDMEIVAGIDISGEGDCSYPVYTDIFNCKVNADVMIDFSSYKATNRVLEYCGQRKLPLVLCTTGLTEEQLNLVSKMSRETAILHSANMSLGINVLFKLIQDAAKVLAPAGFDMEIVEKHHRLKKDAPSGTAIALADHLNQALDKQYHYCFDRSQRHEERDSKEIGISSVRGGTIAGDHDVIFAGTDEVITICHQASSKGVFGKGALEAARYLANKPAGLYDMSDVIAG from the coding sequence ATGATAAAAGTAATTATGAATGGCTGCAATGGACATATGGGACACGTGATCTCAGACCTGATTTTTGATGATGATGATATGGAGATTGTTGCCGGAATCGATATTTCAGGAGAAGGAGACTGCAGCTATCCTGTCTATACAGATATTTTCAACTGCAAAGTTAATGCAGATGTTATGATAGATTTCTCATCCTATAAAGCAACGAATCGTGTACTTGAGTACTGCGGGCAGAGAAAACTGCCCCTGGTACTTTGTACAACGGGACTAACTGAGGAACAACTAAACCTCGTTTCTAAGATGAGCCGAGAGACAGCAATTCTTCACTCGGCGAACATGTCTCTTGGCATTAATGTCTTGTTTAAACTGATACAGGATGCAGCAAAAGTTCTGGCCCCGGCAGGATTCGATATGGAAATCGTGGAAAAACACCACAGATTAAAAAAAGATGCACCCAGCGGGACGGCGATTGCTCTGGCAGATCACCTGAATCAGGCGCTGGACAAGCAGTATCATTACTGCTTTGACCGCAGCCAGAGACATGAAGAAAGAGATTCAAAGGAAATCGGGATTTCTTCTGTCCGCGGCGGAACCATAGCGGGCGATCATGACGTGATCTTCGCAGGAACAGATGAAGTGATCACGATTTGTCATCAGGCAAGTTCTAAAGGTGTATTTGGAAAAGGTGCACTGGAAGCAGCAAGATACCTTGCCAATAAACCGGCCGGTCTGTATGATATGAGCGATGTGATTGCCGGATGA
- a CDS encoding amino acid permease, whose amino-acid sequence MKKNQETGLSVWQLSMMAVGSVIGGSFFLGSSVAIHSAGPSIILSYILGGILVYYILFALSEMTVNDPDAGSFQTFTERAYGKMAGFVTGWVYWAGIVLAMSSEATAISVLVKIWFPHVSTLILGSIIIVSVTVINLLGAQRLGKLESILAAVKLITVAAFIVMGALLIIGVIKGNQAGENHGYSRPAFLMEPFFANGFKGFSGSLLVVIYAYSGFEVLGLAAAEAKDPRKTVPVAIHKVVTILLTLYIISVGIILALIPTDEISGDRSPMVAALEHYGFDWAGNILNIILITAILSTMLASMFGVGRMIRTLASEGLAPAFLKEKAEVPYRGLIFSGCAMLLALLAAILMPQVYVFLISAGGFSSIFVYIMIMASHIRFRERNGKPNDKLRLEGFPYSSLFVMICLIAAVAFMPFVKGQTAGLAAGFMIIAFFSVAYLFVKKHAEKPDQPVDKS is encoded by the coding sequence ATGAAAAAAAATCAAGAGACAGGTCTGTCCGTCTGGCAGCTGTCTATGATGGCAGTTGGATCCGTGATCGGTGGTTCCTTCTTCTTAGGTTCTTCAGTTGCCATACATTCTGCCGGACCGTCTATCATTCTTTCGTATATATTGGGAGGAATTCTTGTCTATTATATCCTGTTCGCCCTTTCTGAGATGACAGTCAATGATCCGGATGCCGGGTCATTTCAGACATTTACGGAGCGTGCATATGGAAAGATGGCAGGGTTTGTGACAGGATGGGTTTACTGGGCAGGTATTGTTCTTGCGATGTCGAGCGAGGCAACAGCGATCTCTGTTTTGGTAAAAATATGGTTTCCCCATGTCTCTACATTGATTCTGGGAAGCATAATTATCGTGAGTGTAACAGTTATCAATTTGTTAGGGGCACAGAGACTTGGAAAGCTTGAGAGCATTCTGGCGGCAGTGAAACTTATCACAGTTGCAGCATTTATTGTTATGGGAGCACTTCTGATTATAGGTGTTATAAAAGGAAATCAGGCAGGAGAGAATCACGGGTACAGTCGTCCGGCCTTTCTCATGGAACCTTTTTTTGCGAATGGGTTTAAAGGGTTTTCAGGAAGCCTGCTGGTGGTGATATACGCCTATTCAGGGTTTGAGGTTTTAGGACTGGCGGCAGCTGAGGCCAAAGATCCAAGAAAGACGGTTCCCGTGGCCATTCATAAGGTTGTTACTATTTTGTTGACTCTTTATATTATATCTGTCGGAATCATTCTGGCTTTAATTCCAACTGATGAGATCTCAGGCGATAGAAGTCCAATGGTGGCAGCCCTGGAGCACTATGGTTTTGACTGGGCAGGGAATATCTTAAATATTATACTGATTACTGCTATTCTCTCCACCATGCTGGCCTCTATGTTTGGTGTGGGAAGAATGATTCGCACACTTGCGTCTGAGGGACTTGCGCCGGCATTTTTAAAGGAAAAGGCAGAAGTTCCGTACAGGGGACTTATCTTCTCTGGATGCGCGATGCTGCTGGCACTTCTTGCAGCAATATTGATGCCGCAAGTCTATGTTTTTCTTATCAGTGCAGGAGGATTTTCATCGATATTCGTATATATCATGATTATGGCATCTCATATTCGGTTTCGGGAGAGGAACGGAAAGCCTAACGACAAATTAAGGCTTGAGGGATTTCCTTATTCTTCTTTGTTTGTGATGATATGTCTGATTGCCGCTGTTGCCTTTATGCCTTTTGTGAAAGGACAAACAGCTGGTCTTGCAGCAGGATTCATGATTATTGCTTTTTTTAGCGTGGCGTATCTTTTTGTAAAAAAGCATGCAGAAAAACCGGATCAGCCAGTTGACAAGTCCTGA
- a CDS encoding S66 family peptidase has product MRYPDFLNDNGIIGFVAPSFGCNTEPYYTAFKNALLVLKKKGYQIDLGPNCFEGKGIGISNTPRRCGEEFSEYYCSDENDVLLSCGGGELMCEILDYVDFEKIKMNRPKWFMGYSDNTNLTFLLTTICDVASIYGPCATTFGMEPWHLAIEDSEKLLRGEKLTVTGYERWERESKKDEEHPLMPYHVTEKRILKVFAKEEYVAIKGRLLGGCMDCLRNLIGTRYDYVAEFNRKYHNDGVIWYLESCDLNVMDIRRALWQMLHAGWFENAKGFLIGRPYHYGEEVMGLDQYHAVYDILHILDVPVVMDVDLGHLPPMMPLINGAYSLVNVRGNDIQIEMRTDV; this is encoded by the coding sequence ATGAGGTACCCTGACTTTTTAAATGACAATGGGATCATAGGATTTGTCGCCCCTTCTTTTGGATGTAATACTGAACCCTATTATACAGCATTCAAGAACGCTCTGTTGGTCCTGAAGAAAAAAGGATACCAGATAGATCTGGGACCAAACTGTTTCGAGGGTAAGGGAATTGGAATCAGCAATACACCCAGACGTTGCGGGGAGGAATTTAGCGAATATTACTGTTCAGATGAGAACGATGTTCTTCTGTCATGCGGAGGCGGAGAACTGATGTGTGAGATTCTGGATTATGTGGATTTTGAAAAGATTAAGATGAACAGACCTAAGTGGTTTATGGGTTATTCTGATAATACAAATCTCACGTTTTTGCTCACAACGATTTGCGATGTAGCTTCGATCTACGGACCTTGTGCTACGACTTTTGGTATGGAACCATGGCATCTGGCCATCGAAGACTCCGAAAAGCTTCTGCGGGGAGAAAAACTCACTGTGACAGGCTATGAGAGATGGGAACGGGAATCGAAAAAAGACGAGGAGCACCCGCTTATGCCTTATCATGTCACAGAAAAAAGGATTCTCAAGGTATTCGCTAAAGAAGAATATGTTGCGATAAAAGGACGCCTGTTGGGCGGTTGTATGGATTGTCTGAGAAACCTGATTGGGACCAGATACGATTATGTGGCGGAATTCAACAGGAAATACCATAATGATGGGGTAATCTGGTATCTCGAATCTTGCGATTTAAATGTTATGGATATCCGAAGAGCACTCTGGCAGATGCTTCATGCCGGATGGTTTGAGAATGCAAAAGGGTTCCTGATAGGAAGACCATATCACTACGGAGAAGAAGTCATGGGCCTTGACCAGTATCATGCGGTTTATGACATTCTACATATTTTAGATGTCCCGGTGGTAATGGATGTTGATCTTGGCCATCTTCCGCCCATGATGCCCTTGATTAACGGTGCGTATTCGCTTGTAAATGTCAGGGGAAACGATATCCAGATTGAAATGCGGACGGATGTGTGA
- the hpf gene encoding ribosome hibernation-promoting factor, HPF/YfiA family, producing the protein MNIIISGKNIDITEGIRSAVNSKLGKLERYFTPDTDVNVTLSVEKERQKVEVTIPVKGRLIRSEQVSNDMYVSIDLVEEVIERQLRKYKSKLINKKQDVSNFQKDFIEDEDLEDEDIKIVRMKRFGMKPMFPEDACVQMELLGHNFFAFRNAETNEVNVVYKRKGNTYGLIEPEN; encoded by the coding sequence TTGAATATTATTATTAGTGGAAAAAACATCGACATCACAGAGGGAATCCGCTCTGCTGTTAACAGTAAACTTGGAAAACTTGAAAGATATTTTACTCCTGACACGGATGTCAACGTTACTTTGAGCGTTGAGAAAGAAAGACAGAAAGTCGAAGTTACAATACCTGTGAAGGGCCGGCTTATTCGTTCCGAACAGGTCAGTAATGATATGTACGTATCCATTGACCTGGTAGAAGAAGTGATAGAACGGCAGCTTCGCAAATATAAGAGCAAACTGATCAATAAGAAACAGGATGTAAGCAACTTCCAGAAAGATTTTATTGAAGACGAAGATCTAGAAGATGAAGATATCAAGATTGTCAGAATGAAAAGATTTGGCATGAAACCGATGTTCCCGGAAGACGCATGCGTTCAGATGGAACTTTTAGGGCACAATTTCTTTGCGTTTAGAAATGCAGAGACGAATGAAGTGAACGTGGTTTACAAGAGAAAAGGCAATACGTATGGATTAATTGAGCCGGAAAACTGA
- the secA gene encoding preprotein translocase subunit SecA — protein sequence MKISEKLFGTHSERELKRVMPLVDKIEALRPDMQKLSDEELRANTKKFKERLTGGETLDDILVEAYATVREAARRVLNMEPYRVQVMGGIILHQGRIAEMKTGEGKTLVSTLPAYLNALTGRGVMIVTVNDYLAKRDAEWMGKVHEFLGLTVGVVLNPMNNDERRAAYACDITYITNNELGFDYLRDNMVIYKEQLVQRDLYYAIIDEVDSVLIDEARTPLIISGQSGKSTKLYETCDILAQQLERGEASGEMTKMTAIMGEEIEESGDFIVNEKDKIVTLTEDGIKKVENFFHIDNLSDPENMEIQHNIILALRAHNLMFRDKDYVVKDDEVLIVDEFTGRIMPGRRYSDGLHQAIEAKEHVKVRRESKTLATITFQNFFNKFEKRAGMTGTALTEEQEFRDIYGMDVIEIPTNEPMIRVDYDDAVYMTKKEKFRAVVEEIKRSHEKNQPVLVGTVTIETSELLSKMLKKEGIKHQVLNAKFHELEAEIVSHAGEAGTVTIATNMAGRGTDIKLDDESRAAGGLKIVGTERHESRRIDNQLRGRSGRQGDPGESRFYISLEDDLMRLFGSEKLMGVFKSLGVAENEQIEHKMLSSAIEKAQKKIEANNYGIRKNLLDYDQVNNEQREIIYKERRRVLDGENMRDSILKMAYDTIDDTVDMFIGENADPQKWDLGELNAFLIPIIPVKPLKNEDVAKMKKDELKQKLKEEAVKVYEEKESQFPQEEQIRELERVILLKVIDQKWMDHIDDMDQLRQGIGLQAYGQRDPRVEYKMSGYDMFNEMLNSIEQDTLRLLYHIRVEEKVEREQVAKVTGTNKEEGSPKPTYKRSQKKIYPNDPCPCGSGLKYKQCHGRKDAMQA from the coding sequence ATGAAAATATCAGAGAAATTATTTGGAACGCACAGTGAGCGTGAATTAAAACGCGTCATGCCGCTGGTTGATAAAATTGAGGCACTGCGCCCGGATATGCAGAAATTATCTGATGAAGAGCTGCGTGCGAATACGAAAAAATTTAAAGAACGTCTGACCGGAGGAGAAACTCTGGATGATATTCTTGTTGAAGCATATGCAACAGTACGTGAGGCTGCCAGACGTGTACTCAATATGGAACCTTACAGGGTGCAGGTTATGGGCGGAATCATCCTGCATCAGGGACGTATCGCTGAGATGAAAACCGGTGAAGGAAAGACGCTGGTTTCCACACTTCCGGCTTATTTGAATGCACTGACAGGACGTGGCGTCATGATCGTCACGGTCAATGATTATCTGGCCAAAAGGGATGCCGAGTGGATGGGAAAAGTTCATGAATTCCTCGGCCTTACAGTCGGGGTGGTGCTGAATCCTATGAATAATGACGAACGACGTGCTGCTTATGCCTGTGATATTACTTATATTACGAATAACGAGCTTGGGTTCGACTATCTGCGTGATAACATGGTCATATACAAGGAACAGCTTGTACAAAGGGATCTGTATTATGCTATCATTGATGAGGTCGATTCTGTTCTGATTGATGAGGCAAGAACACCGCTTATTATCTCCGGACAGAGCGGAAAATCCACAAAACTGTATGAGACCTGCGATATCCTTGCACAGCAGCTGGAGCGCGGTGAGGCCAGCGGCGAGATGACGAAGATGACAGCTATTATGGGTGAAGAGATCGAAGAGAGCGGAGATTTCATCGTCAATGAAAAGGACAAGATTGTAACTTTGACAGAAGATGGGATCAAAAAAGTTGAGAATTTCTTCCATATAGACAACCTGTCTGATCCGGAGAATATGGAAATTCAGCATAACATAATCTTAGCTCTGCGCGCACATAATTTGATGTTCCGTGATAAAGACTATGTAGTGAAGGATGATGAAGTGTTGATTGTCGATGAATTTACCGGACGTATTATGCCGGGACGGCGGTATTCAGACGGACTGCATCAGGCAATCGAGGCGAAGGAGCATGTAAAGGTCAGAAGAGAGAGTAAGACTCTTGCGACGATTACATTCCAGAACTTCTTCAACAAGTTTGAAAAAAGAGCTGGTATGACAGGTACTGCGCTCACCGAAGAACAGGAGTTTCGTGATATCTATGGCATGGACGTTATAGAGATTCCGACGAATGAACCGATGATTCGTGTAGACTACGACGATGCTGTCTACATGACAAAGAAAGAAAAGTTCCGTGCGGTTGTGGAAGAAATCAAGAGATCTCATGAAAAGAATCAGCCTGTTCTGGTCGGCACGGTAACGATAGAAACTTCCGAACTGCTCAGCAAGATGCTGAAAAAAGAAGGAATCAAACATCAGGTTTTGAATGCCAAGTTCCATGAGCTTGAGGCAGAGATCGTATCCCATGCCGGCGAGGCAGGGACTGTCACGATTGCAACGAATATGGCAGGCCGTGGTACCGATATTAAATTGGATGACGAGTCTAGAGCTGCCGGCGGACTGAAAATTGTCGGAACAGAGCGCCATGAATCAAGACGTATTGACAATCAGCTGCGTGGACGTTCCGGACGTCAGGGTGATCCTGGTGAATCCCGGTTCTATATATCTTTGGAAGATGATCTGATGCGTCTGTTCGGATCTGAAAAACTGATGGGTGTGTTTAAATCACTCGGTGTTGCTGAGAATGAACAGATCGAACATAAGATGTTATCTTCTGCAATTGAGAAAGCACAGAAGAAGATTGAGGCAAATAACTATGGAATACGTAAGAATCTGCTCGATTACGATCAGGTGAACAACGAGCAAAGGGAGATCATCTACAAGGAGAGAAGACGTGTACTTGACGGCGAGAATATGCGTGATTCGATTCTCAAGATGGCATATGATACCATTGATGATACCGTGGACATGTTCATCGGAGAAAATGCAGATCCCCAGAAGTGGGACCTTGGAGAGCTCAATGCCTTTTTAATCCCGATCATTCCTGTGAAACCTCTTAAGAATGAGGATGTCGCAAAGATGAAGAAGGATGAACTGAAACAGAAACTTAAAGAAGAAGCTGTAAAGGTATACGAAGAGAAAGAGAGCCAGTTCCCGCAGGAGGAGCAGATCCGTGAACTAGAGCGTGTTATTCTTTTGAAAGTAATTGATCAGAAGTGGATGGATCATATTGATGATATGGATCAGCTGCGTCAGGGTATCGGACTTCAGGCTTATGGTCAGAGAGATCCGAGAGTCGAATATAAGATGAGTGGCTATGATATGTTCAATGAAATGCTTAATTCTATCGAACAGGATACTTTGCGGCTGCTCTACCATATCCGCGTCGAAGAAAAGGTAGAAAGGGAGCAGGTAGCAAAAGTAACAGGAACCAATAAAGAAGAGGGAAGCCCAAAACCGACTTATAAGCGTTCCCAAAAGAAGATCTACCCGAATGATCCATGTCCGTGCGGCAGCGGATTGAAATACAAACAGTGCCATGGAAGAAAAGATGCAATGCAGGCATAA
- the prfB gene encoding peptide chain release factor 2 (programmed frameshift) codes for MVELDQFKTELSSYEGPLVEVRDSLDLADKEQRIEELERKMEEPDFWDNPERAQKMMKELGSLKEDRDTYHKLVLAREDMETLIEMGYEENDASVIPDIREMLLAFKKDFENIRIKTLLSGKYDETNAIVKLNAGAGGTEAMDWCSMLYRMYTRWAEKKGFSLEELDFLEGEEAGIKSVTFQVNGENAYGLLKSEKGVHRLVRISPFNANGKRQTSFVSCDVMPDIKGDINVEVKDEDIRVDTYRSSGAGGQHINKTSSAIRITHFPTGIVVTCQNERSQHMNKDKAMQMLKAKLYLLKEQEQEEQLSGIRGEVTDIAWGNQIRSYVMQPYTMVKDHRTNEEVGQVNAVLDGDIDPFINAYLKWTALKK; via the exons ATGGTTGAATTGGATCAGTTTAAGACTGAATTGAGTTCCTATGAGGGACCATTGGTGGAAGTGAGGGATTCACTT GACCTCGCTGACAAAGAACAGCGGATCGAAGAATTAGAAAGAAAGATGGAAGAACCTGACTTCTGGGACAACCCTGAGAGAGCTCAAAAGATGATGAAAGAGCTTGGGAGCTTGAAAGAAGACAGGGACACATATCATAAACTTGTCCTGGCCAGGGAAGATATGGAAACCCTGATTGAGATGGGATACGAGGAAAATGATGCCAGCGTAATCCCGGACATCAGGGAGATGCTTTTGGCCTTTAAGAAGGATTTCGAGAATATACGCATTAAGACCTTGTTATCCGGAAAATATGATGAGACAAATGCAATTGTAAAATTAAACGCAGGAGCTGGCGGAACAGAGGCTATGGACTGGTGTTCTATGCTTTACCGCATGTATACACGCTGGGCAGAAAAAAAAGGTTTTTCTCTGGAAGAACTTGATTTTCTGGAAGGGGAAGAGGCAGGTATCAAATCGGTTACATTTCAGGTGAACGGTGAGAATGCATATGGATTGCTGAAATCTGAAAAGGGCGTGCATCGTCTGGTCAGAATATCTCCATTCAATGCAAATGGAAAACGCCAGACCTCTTTTGTATCATGCGATGTGATGCCAGATATAAAAGGTGATATTAACGTAGAGGTAAAAGATGAGGATATTCGGGTGGATACGTATCGCTCAAGCGGAGCCGGCGGACAGCATATCAATAAAACTTCATCAGCGATCCGCATCACTCATTTCCCGACAGGAATTGTGGTGACATGCCAGAATGAGCGTTCACAGCATATGAACAAGGATAAGGCTATGCAGATGCTCAAGGCAAAACTATATCTGTTAAAAGAGCAGGAGCAGGAAGAACAGCTTTCCGGGATTCGAGGTGAAGTGACGGATATTGCCTGGGGAAATCAGATTCGCTCTTATGTTATGCAGCCATATACGATGGTGAAGGATCACAGGACGAATGAGGAAGTCGGCCAGGTAAATGCTGTATTGGACGGGGATATTGATCCGTTTATTAATGCATACCTGAAGTGGACGGCACTTAAGAAGTAA
- a CDS encoding glycoside hydrolase family 13 protein: protein MKEAWWKEAVVYQIYPRSFMDSDGDGIGDLKGITSRLDYLKTLGVDVIWLSPVYQSPNDDNGYDISNYRDIMDEFGSMSDFDEMLKEAHDRGIRIVMDLVVNHTSDEHKWFVESRKSKDNPYRDYYIWRNPKEDGSAPNNWGASFGGSAWEYDKNTDMYYLHLFSKKQPDLNWDNPNVRDEVFDMMTWWCEKGIDGFRMDVISMISKTPEMPDGEETDAQGYGSFAPYCIHGPHVHDYLKEMNKKVLSQYDLMTVGETAGVDIEQARKYAGENSHELNMVFQFEHVESDGKYGKWTDERVPLSFLKENLSKWQTQLYENAWNSLYWDNHDQPRAVSRFGDDSSKYRDVSAKMLATLLHMMQGTPYIYQGEELGMTNYPFQSKDQFRDIESIHAYEDWVESGKVKREEFWPCLINKSRDNARTPVQWDDTENAGFTTGTPWIDVNPNYKTVNAKNEVNDPDSVFSYYQQLIALRKTYPIIVYGKYDLILSDDENIFAYTRTLDDRQLLVVCNYTKKNCKLRVPKEYEGADCLISNYNRDNYRGMLELNPYEAFVLFRK, encoded by the coding sequence ATGAAAGAGGCATGGTGGAAGGAAGCGGTTGTGTACCAGATCTATCCGAGAAGCTTTATGGACAGCGATGGGGACGGCATTGGAGACCTGAAAGGTATTACAAGCCGTCTGGATTATCTGAAGACTCTGGGAGTGGACGTGATCTGGCTTTCGCCGGTATATCAATCACCGAATGATGACAATGGATATGATATCAGCAATTACCGGGATATTATGGATGAATTTGGAAGCATGTCTGACTTTGATGAGATGCTGAAAGAGGCTCATGACCGCGGGATACGGATTGTGATGGATCTCGTGGTGAATCACACATCGGATGAACATAAGTGGTTTGTGGAAAGCCGAAAAAGCAAAGATAATCCATACAGAGACTACTACATCTGGAGAAATCCAAAAGAAGATGGGAGTGCCCCCAATAACTGGGGTGCAAGCTTCGGAGGTTCCGCATGGGAATATGATAAGAATACAGACATGTATTATCTTCATCTCTTTTCTAAAAAACAGCCAGATCTAAACTGGGATAATCCGAACGTTCGGGATGAAGTCTTCGACATGATGACTTGGTGGTGCGAAAAGGGTATCGATGGATTCCGCATGGATGTAATCAGCATGATCTCAAAGACACCCGAGATGCCGGACGGCGAAGAGACAGACGCACAAGGCTACGGAAGCTTCGCTCCATATTGTATTCATGGACCTCATGTTCACGACTATCTAAAAGAGATGAACAAAAAAGTTCTCTCGCAATATGATCTGATGACTGTAGGCGAGACTGCCGGCGTCGATATTGAACAGGCAAGAAAATATGCCGGTGAAAACAGCCATGAGCTGAACATGGTCTTTCAGTTTGAGCATGTCGAGTCAGACGGAAAATATGGGAAATGGACAGACGAGAGAGTACCGCTGTCATTTTTAAAGGAGAACCTTTCCAAATGGCAGACCCAGTTGTATGAAAATGCCTGGAACAGTCTTTACTGGGATAATCATGATCAACCCAGGGCAGTTTCTCGTTTTGGCGATGACAGTTCAAAGTACAGGGACGTTTCAGCAAAGATGCTCGCGACTCTTCTTCACATGATGCAGGGAACACCCTATATTTATCAGGGGGAGGAACTTGGGATGACGAATTACCCGTTCCAGTCAAAAGATCAGTTCCGTGATATCGAGAGTATACATGCATATGAAGATTGGGTTGAGTCAGGAAAGGTAAAACGGGAAGAGTTCTGGCCCTGTCTTATCAATAAGAGCCGGGATAATGCACGGACTCCGGTACAGTGGGATGACACCGAGAATGCAGGATTTACCACCGGGACGCCCTGGATTGATGTAAATCCGAATTATAAGACAGTCAACGCGAAAAATGAAGTGAACGATCCGGATTCTGTTTTTTCATATTATCAACAGTTGATTGCTCTTAGGAAGACTTATCCAATTATTGTGTATGGAAAATATGATCTGATTCTTTCAGACGACGAGAACATATTTGCTTATACAAGAACTTTAGATGACAGGCAGCTACTTGTGGTATGCAACTATACAAAAAAGAACTGTAAGCTTCGGGTACCGAAAGAATATGAGGGAGCCGATTGTCTGATCTCGAACTATAACAGGGATAACTATCGGGGAATGTTGGAACTGAATCCCTATGAAGCATTTGTCCTTTTTCGGAAATAA